In Salmonella enterica subsp. enterica serovar Typhimurium str. LT2, a single window of DNA contains:
- a CDS encoding putative cytoplasmic protein: MQQEHRECIEQCYECAAACDICASSCLREDNVEMMKHCIQLDMQCAAICRLAAQFMALESEYSQKLCRLCADICKACAEECARHDHDHCQNCARACSQCADACLKMAA, encoded by the coding sequence ATGCAACAAGAACATCGTGAGTGTATTGAGCAGTGTTATGAATGCGCGGCGGCGTGTGATATCTGCGCCTCTTCTTGTCTGCGTGAAGATAACGTCGAAATGATGAAGCACTGCATCCAGTTAGATATGCAATGTGCGGCCATTTGTCGCCTGGCGGCGCAATTTATGGCGTTGGAAAGCGAGTACTCACAAAAATTATGCCGCCTGTGCGCGGATATCTGCAAAGCCTGTGCCGAAGAGTGTGCAAGGCACGATCACGACCATTGCCAGAATTGCGCGCGGGCATGCAGCCAATGCGCAGACGCCTGCCTTAAAATGGCCGCGTAA
- a CDS encoding putative response regulators (contains a CheY-like receiver domain and a HTH DNA-binding domain) gives MTGSASSVLKTDTRLLSENLFLNYGLESLFKDVAIIAGNVNYIIFDIDDYYTVQQYITSTFKTVLIGIVTHNEYNFIDEHHVIYRIKVDASIAEWRELLILAAAGQFFPRSEKVRLTANERNVLAMLVKGMDIRQISCELNVHLKTIYSVRYHVLTKLGCRTVLDYQILSVSKAFTHWLTINNVDNVISRVNSKVIA, from the coding sequence ATGACTGGTTCCGCATCATCTGTTTTAAAGACAGATACAAGACTATTGAGCGAAAACCTGTTTCTTAATTATGGTCTGGAGTCCTTATTTAAGGACGTCGCAATAATAGCTGGCAACGTAAATTATATTATTTTTGATATCGACGATTACTACACCGTACAGCAGTATATTACTTCCACATTTAAAACGGTACTCATTGGAATTGTTACCCATAATGAATATAACTTTATTGATGAACATCATGTCATATATCGAATAAAGGTCGATGCCTCTATTGCTGAGTGGCGCGAATTACTGATTTTGGCCGCTGCTGGTCAATTTTTTCCCAGGTCAGAGAAAGTCAGATTAACGGCGAATGAAAGAAATGTTTTGGCGATGCTTGTTAAAGGAATGGATATCCGACAAATAAGCTGTGAGCTGAATGTACATTTAAAAACTATTTACTCAGTACGCTACCATGTTCTGACTAAATTAGGTTGTAGAACAGTTCTGGATTATCAAATACTGTCCGTTTCTAAAGCCTTTACGCACTGGCTTACAATAAATAATGTTGATAATGTAATTTCCCGTGTAAATAGTAAGGTCATTGCTTAA
- a CDS encoding putative periplasmic protein (similar to E. coli orf, hypothetical protein (AAC75039.1); Blastp hit to AAC75039.1 (216 aa), 71% identity in aa 3 - 216), with protein sequence MIHLKKLTMLLGMLLVNSPAFAHGHHAHGAPMTEVEQKAAAGVFDDANVRDRALTDWDGMWQSVYPYLVSGELDPVFRQKAKKDPEKTFEDIKAYYRKGYVTNVETIGIENGVIEFHRDNNVASCKYNYAGYKILTYASGKKGVRYLFECKDANSKAPKYVQFSDHIIAPRKSAHFHIFMGNTSQQALLQEMENWPTYYPYQLKANEVVDEMLHH encoded by the coding sequence GTGATTCATTTAAAAAAACTGACAATGCTTCTGGGAATGCTGTTGGTAAATAGTCCTGCCTTCGCGCATGGTCATCATGCTCATGGCGCGCCGATGACGGAGGTTGAGCAAAAAGCGGCAGCGGGCGTGTTTGATGACGCTAATGTACGCGATCGCGCGCTCACCGACTGGGATGGTATGTGGCAATCCGTCTATCCTTATCTGGTCAGCGGCGAGCTGGACCCTGTCTTCAGGCAAAAGGCGAAGAAAGACCCGGAGAAAACGTTTGAGGATATTAAAGCGTATTATCGCAAAGGATACGTGACGAATGTTGAGACGATCGGCATTGAAAATGGCGTTATAGAATTCCATCGCGACAATAACGTTGCATCCTGTAAATACAATTATGCCGGCTATAAAATTCTGACTTACGCATCGGGTAAAAAAGGGGTGCGCTACCTGTTCGAATGTAAAGATGCGAATAGCAAAGCGCCTAAATATGTTCAGTTTAGCGATCATATCATTGCCCCGCGCAAATCGGCGCACTTCCATATCTTTATGGGAAATACCTCGCAGCAGGCATTGTTGCAAGAGATGGAAAACTGGCCTACCTATTATCCTTATCAGTTAAAGGCGAATGAGGTCGTTGACGAAATGCTACATCATTAA
- the aadA gene encoding aminoglycoside adenyltransferase, whose protein sequence is MTLSIPPSIQCQTEAACRLITRVTGDTLRAIHLYGSAVAGGLKPNSDIDLLVTICQPLTEAQRATLMQELLALSSPPGASAEKRALEVTVVLYSQLVPWCFPPSREMQFGEWLREDICQGIYEPAQQDWDMVLLITQILETSIPLKGERAERLFTPAPAAQLLKALRYPLDLWQSTADVQGDEYHIVLTLARIWYTLSTGRFTSKDAAADWLLPQLPEDYAATLRAAQREYLGLEQQDWHILLPAVVRFVDFAKAHIPTQFT, encoded by the coding sequence ATGACGCTGTCCATACCGCCCTCGATTCAATGCCAAACGGAAGCGGCATGTCGCCTGATTACTCGTGTCACAGGCGATACGTTGCGTGCTATTCATTTATATGGTTCCGCTGTCGCGGGCGGTCTGAAGCCAAACAGCGACATTGATCTGCTGGTGACAATATGCCAGCCGCTGACGGAGGCCCAACGCGCAACGCTGATGCAGGAATTGCTGGCGCTTTCATCGCCGCCGGGGGCGTCGGCAGAAAAACGCGCTCTGGAGGTCACTGTCGTGCTTTATTCGCAGCTGGTTCCCTGGTGTTTTCCACCTTCCAGGGAAATGCAATTTGGCGAGTGGCTAAGAGAGGACATTTGTCAGGGGATTTATGAACCAGCGCAGCAGGACTGGGACATGGTGTTACTGATAACCCAAATTCTGGAAACCAGTATACCGCTAAAGGGAGAACGCGCGGAACGGCTGTTCACGCCAGCCCCTGCGGCGCAGTTGCTGAAGGCCTTGCGTTATCCCCTCGACCTTTGGCAATCCACGGCAGATGTGCAGGGAGATGAGTATCATATCGTTTTAACCCTGGCGCGTATCTGGTATACCCTTTCTACCGGGAGATTTACCTCTAAGGATGCGGCGGCTGACTGGCTGTTACCTCAGTTGCCAGAAGATTATGCTGCCACGTTGCGTGCGGCGCAGCGTGAATATTTAGGTCTGGAGCAACAGGACTGGCATATTTTGCTGCCTGCGGTCGTACGCTTTGTGGATTTTGCCAAAGCGCACATCCCCACGCAGTTCACATAA